One Cyprinus carpio isolate SPL01 chromosome B25, ASM1834038v1, whole genome shotgun sequence genomic region harbors:
- the LOC109051111 gene encoding TBC1 domain family member 2B-like isoform X2 has protein sequence MESLYPQTEETRVQRKMHGEDDSAANPSRNSRILAVKSFDVSDCDGTKEQSVKLCGYLNKLTGKGPLRGFKTRWFVYDPRKCYLYYFKTPQDALPLGHIEIADACFNYDVEVEEGLFEIHTEGKEFLLKAPNRQVMHYWLQQLQQKRWEFCNMSGHRDNWCSPTPCYPYTGLVAKDAAMLCEKPNESMESVRSDFAVEMDSNGLVGLQSLRNPVAQPNAALNSFRNRVSEIRNSMSHLRPSRGGENRRSVFYTASSEDWEMVDPPTKDTLEHKPPPDSQRRESPSHLQRYSIGSAFTFDFRNPSRMKRPFHMGSGKPTRSAESSPVECNGTKTSELQLRIQSQQEEINRLQEQENQLREELAGQKELVCLLQQTLRSSQCDWGSTVSFGNMGPHSHNQAGNEVDKALAERDSQIRDLCGHMEKLALVKESLQQELKSLKIKVGEINEQLGMLMETIQAKDEVIMKLSQQSGNEGTQPAECNSPSATREQQELDILKDSLQGYKSQNNFLNKEILELTVLRRNAESREKALEAKCTSLEAKLCQVESKYLVLLQEVKSPVCSSSEQTHRGEVITRLLEDALQVESADQQEHPILKPNAVSEYDIYGFKTVPEEEDDEEKLEAKKRALDLKSLSLTDQETSVRVKWDNYLAITMNREMVRSPELKALMRSGVPHNHRSKVWSWCVNFHVKKMRDDVSKDYYQNLLSTANEKPNPACKQIELDLLRTLPNNKHYASPDSDGIQKLRNVLLAFSWRNPDIGYCQGLNRLAAIALLYLDQEDAFWCLVAIVEVFMPRDYYTKTLLGSQVDQRVLKDLMCEKLPRLLAHFEYYKVDTSLITFNWFLVVFVDSVVSDILFKIWDAFLYEGPKIIFRFALALFKYKEEEFLKLQDPMTIFKYLRYFTHTILDARKLMSMAFVDMNPFPLRQIQNRRTFHLEKVRLELTELEAIRQTFLRERDNSLDSRTLISDDEEDS, from the exons ATGGAAAGTTTGTATCCGCAGACAGAGGAGACGAGAGTCCAGAGAAAGATGCATGGGGAGGATGACAGCGCTGCCAATCCCAGCAGGAACTCGCGGATCCTGGCGGTCAAGTCTTTCGATGTGTCCGACTGCGATGGCACGAAGGAGCAGAGCGTCAAATTGTGCGGCTACCTGAACAAACTGACAGGGAAAGGGCCCCTGAGAGGCTTCAAAACGCGCTGGTTTGTGTACGACCCCAGGAAATGTTACTTGTATTATTTTAAGACTCCTCAAGACGCCCTTCCACTAGGACACATTGAAATAGCGGACGCTTGTTTCAACTATGATGTGGAGGTGGAAGAGGGGCTTTTTGAGATCCACACCGAGGGGAAGGAGTTCCTGCTGAAG GCGCCCAACAGGCAGGTGATGCATTATTGGCTGCAGCAGTTACAGCAGAAGCGATGGGAGTTTTGCAACATGTCTGGCCACAGAGACAACTGGTGCTCCCCCACCCCGTGTTATCCATATACGGGCCTGGTGGCCAAAGATGCAG CAATGCTCTGTGAGAAGCCCAACGAGAGCATGGAAAGTGTTCGGAGTGACTTTGCTGTGGAGATGGACAGTAATGGGCTGGTCGGGCTCCAGTCGCTGCGTAACCCTGTGGCACAACCCAACGCAGCTCTCAACTCCTTTCGAAACAGGGTCTCTGAGATCAG AAATAGCATGTCTCACCTGCGGCCCAGCCGAGGAGGAGAAAACAGGCGCAGTGTGTTTTACACAGCCAGCAGTGAGGACTGGGAGATGGTGGATCCTCCAACCAAAGACACACTAGAGCACAAACCTCCACCTGACAGTCAACGCCGGGAAAGCCCATCTCACCTTCAGCGAT ACTCCATTGGCTCAGCGTTCACGTTTGACTTCCGCAACCCCTCGAGAATGAAACGGCCCTTTCACATGGGCTCTGGGAAACCCACCCGCAGTGCAGAGAGCTCTCCGGTTGAATGTAATGGGACCAAAACCTCCGAACTGCAGCTCCGCATTCAGAGCCAGCAGGAGGAGATCAACCGCCTGCAGGAGCAAGAGAACCAGCTCAGAGAAGAGCTCGCCGGTCAGAAG GAGTTGGTTTGCCTTCTCCAACAAACACTACGTAGCTCCCAATGTGATTGGGGTTCTACAGTGTCTTTTGGGAACATGGGGCCTCACAGTCATAACCAAGCTGGGAATGAGGTGGACAAAGCCCTGGCAGAGCGGGACAGCCAGATCAGAGACCTTTGTGGGCACATGGAGAAGCTAGCCTTGGTGAAGGAGAGTCTTCAACAGGAGTTGAAGAGTTTGAAGATCAAAGTTGGGGAGATAAATGAACAGCTGGGCATGCTCATGGAGACCATTCAGGCCAAGGACGAAGTCATCATGAAACTTTCCCAGCAGAGCGGTAATGAAGGAACCCAGCCGGCTGAATGCAACTCACCTAGTGCAACTAGGGAACAACAAGAGTTGGACATCCTGAAG GACAGCCTTCAGGGCTACAAATCCCAAAATAACTTCTTAAACAAAGAGATTCTGGAGTTGACTGTCTTAAGAAGAAATGCTGAATCCAGAGAGAAAGCACTTGAGGCAAAG TGCACCAGTTTGGAGGCCAAGCTGTGTCAGGTGGAGAGCAAGTACCTGGTTCTACTACAGGAAGTGAAGTCTCCTGTTTGCTCCTCTTCAGAGCAGACCCATAGGGGAGAGGTCATCACCCGCTTACTTGAAGATGCACTACAGGTGGAGAGCGCAGACCAACAGGAACACCCTATCCTCAAACCCAATGCTGTCAG TGAGTATGATATTTATGGCTTCAAAACTGTCCCAGAGGAGGAGGATGACGAGGAAAAACTTGAAGCAAAAAAGAGAGCGCTAGACCTGAAGTCCCTCTCCCTGACAGACCAGGAGACCTCAGTTAGAGTAAAGTGGGACAACTACCTGGCCATCACCATGAACAGAGAGATGGTTCGATCTCCAGAGCTTAAGGCGCTGATGCGAAGTGGGGTTCCCCATAACCACCGTTCCAAGGTGTGGAGCTGGTGCGTCAACTTCCATGTGAAGAAGATGCGTGACGACGTGTCAAAAGACTATTACCAGAACCTTCTGTCCACGGCGAACGAAAAACCAAACCCGGCCTGTAAGCAGATAGAGCTGGATCTTCTCCGGACGCTTCCTAACAACAAGCACTATGCTTCTCCAGACTCGGATGGCATCCAGAAACTCAGGAACGTGCTGCTGGCTTTCTCCTGGAGGAATCCAGATATCGGCTACTGCCAAGGCCTCAACAG GCTGGCAGCTATTGCTCTTCTGTATTTGGACCAAGAAGATGCTTTCTGGTGTCTCGTGGCTATTGTGGAGGTTTTCATGCCACGTGACTATTACACTAAAACACTGCTAGGCTCGCAG GTAGATCAGCGTGTGTTGAAGGACCTGATGTGCGAGAAGTTACCCAGGCTTCTTGCTCATTTTGAGTATTATAAGGTGGACACCTCTCTCATCACCTTCAACTGGTTCCTGGTTGTGTTTGTGGACAGCGTGGTCAGTGACATCCTCTTCAAGATCTGGGACGCTTTTCTCTATGAGGGACCCAAG ATCATTTTCAGATTTGCTCTCGCACTATTCAAATACAAAGAAGAGGAATTTCTAAAGCTCCAGGATCCCATGACCATTTTCAAGTACCTTCGGTATTTCACACATACAATCTTGGATGCAAG GAAGTTGATGAGCATGGCCTTTGTGGACATGAACCCGTTCCCACTGAGGCAGATCCAGAACCGTCGCACATTCCACCTGGAGAAGGTCCGTCTGGAGCTCACCGAGCTGGAAGCCATCCGTCAGACCTTCCTGCGGGAGAGAGACAACTCCCTGGACAGCCGCACACTCATCAGTGACGACGAGGAGGACAGCTGA
- the LOC109051111 gene encoding TBC1 domain family member 2B-like isoform X1 produces the protein MESLYPQTEETRVQRKMHGEDDSAANPSRNSRILAVKSFDVSDCDGTKEQSVKLCGYLNKLTGKGPLRGFKTRWFVYDPRKCYLYYFKTPQDALPLGHIEIADACFNYDVEVEEGLFEIHTEGKEFLLKAPNRQVMHYWLQQLQQKRWEFCNMSGHRDNWCSPTPCYPYTGLVAKDAEAMLCEKPNESMESVRSDFAVEMDSNGLVGLQSLRNPVAQPNAALNSFRNRVSEIRNSMSHLRPSRGGENRRSVFYTASSEDWEMVDPPTKDTLEHKPPPDSQRRESPSHLQRYSIGSAFTFDFRNPSRMKRPFHMGSGKPTRSAESSPVECNGTKTSELQLRIQSQQEEINRLQEQENQLREELAGQKELVCLLQQTLRSSQCDWGSTVSFGNMGPHSHNQAGNEVDKALAERDSQIRDLCGHMEKLALVKESLQQELKSLKIKVGEINEQLGMLMETIQAKDEVIMKLSQQSGNEGTQPAECNSPSATREQQELDILKDSLQGYKSQNNFLNKEILELTVLRRNAESREKALEAKCTSLEAKLCQVESKYLVLLQEVKSPVCSSSEQTHRGEVITRLLEDALQVESADQQEHPILKPNAVSEYDIYGFKTVPEEEDDEEKLEAKKRALDLKSLSLTDQETSVRVKWDNYLAITMNREMVRSPELKALMRSGVPHNHRSKVWSWCVNFHVKKMRDDVSKDYYQNLLSTANEKPNPACKQIELDLLRTLPNNKHYASPDSDGIQKLRNVLLAFSWRNPDIGYCQGLNRLAAIALLYLDQEDAFWCLVAIVEVFMPRDYYTKTLLGSQVDQRVLKDLMCEKLPRLLAHFEYYKVDTSLITFNWFLVVFVDSVVSDILFKIWDAFLYEGPKIIFRFALALFKYKEEEFLKLQDPMTIFKYLRYFTHTILDARKLMSMAFVDMNPFPLRQIQNRRTFHLEKVRLELTELEAIRQTFLRERDNSLDSRTLISDDEEDS, from the exons ATGGAAAGTTTGTATCCGCAGACAGAGGAGACGAGAGTCCAGAGAAAGATGCATGGGGAGGATGACAGCGCTGCCAATCCCAGCAGGAACTCGCGGATCCTGGCGGTCAAGTCTTTCGATGTGTCCGACTGCGATGGCACGAAGGAGCAGAGCGTCAAATTGTGCGGCTACCTGAACAAACTGACAGGGAAAGGGCCCCTGAGAGGCTTCAAAACGCGCTGGTTTGTGTACGACCCCAGGAAATGTTACTTGTATTATTTTAAGACTCCTCAAGACGCCCTTCCACTAGGACACATTGAAATAGCGGACGCTTGTTTCAACTATGATGTGGAGGTGGAAGAGGGGCTTTTTGAGATCCACACCGAGGGGAAGGAGTTCCTGCTGAAG GCGCCCAACAGGCAGGTGATGCATTATTGGCTGCAGCAGTTACAGCAGAAGCGATGGGAGTTTTGCAACATGTCTGGCCACAGAGACAACTGGTGCTCCCCCACCCCGTGTTATCCATATACGGGCCTGGTGGCCAAAGATGCAG AAGCAATGCTCTGTGAGAAGCCCAACGAGAGCATGGAAAGTGTTCGGAGTGACTTTGCTGTGGAGATGGACAGTAATGGGCTGGTCGGGCTCCAGTCGCTGCGTAACCCTGTGGCACAACCCAACGCAGCTCTCAACTCCTTTCGAAACAGGGTCTCTGAGATCAG AAATAGCATGTCTCACCTGCGGCCCAGCCGAGGAGGAGAAAACAGGCGCAGTGTGTTTTACACAGCCAGCAGTGAGGACTGGGAGATGGTGGATCCTCCAACCAAAGACACACTAGAGCACAAACCTCCACCTGACAGTCAACGCCGGGAAAGCCCATCTCACCTTCAGCGAT ACTCCATTGGCTCAGCGTTCACGTTTGACTTCCGCAACCCCTCGAGAATGAAACGGCCCTTTCACATGGGCTCTGGGAAACCCACCCGCAGTGCAGAGAGCTCTCCGGTTGAATGTAATGGGACCAAAACCTCCGAACTGCAGCTCCGCATTCAGAGCCAGCAGGAGGAGATCAACCGCCTGCAGGAGCAAGAGAACCAGCTCAGAGAAGAGCTCGCCGGTCAGAAG GAGTTGGTTTGCCTTCTCCAACAAACACTACGTAGCTCCCAATGTGATTGGGGTTCTACAGTGTCTTTTGGGAACATGGGGCCTCACAGTCATAACCAAGCTGGGAATGAGGTGGACAAAGCCCTGGCAGAGCGGGACAGCCAGATCAGAGACCTTTGTGGGCACATGGAGAAGCTAGCCTTGGTGAAGGAGAGTCTTCAACAGGAGTTGAAGAGTTTGAAGATCAAAGTTGGGGAGATAAATGAACAGCTGGGCATGCTCATGGAGACCATTCAGGCCAAGGACGAAGTCATCATGAAACTTTCCCAGCAGAGCGGTAATGAAGGAACCCAGCCGGCTGAATGCAACTCACCTAGTGCAACTAGGGAACAACAAGAGTTGGACATCCTGAAG GACAGCCTTCAGGGCTACAAATCCCAAAATAACTTCTTAAACAAAGAGATTCTGGAGTTGACTGTCTTAAGAAGAAATGCTGAATCCAGAGAGAAAGCACTTGAGGCAAAG TGCACCAGTTTGGAGGCCAAGCTGTGTCAGGTGGAGAGCAAGTACCTGGTTCTACTACAGGAAGTGAAGTCTCCTGTTTGCTCCTCTTCAGAGCAGACCCATAGGGGAGAGGTCATCACCCGCTTACTTGAAGATGCACTACAGGTGGAGAGCGCAGACCAACAGGAACACCCTATCCTCAAACCCAATGCTGTCAG TGAGTATGATATTTATGGCTTCAAAACTGTCCCAGAGGAGGAGGATGACGAGGAAAAACTTGAAGCAAAAAAGAGAGCGCTAGACCTGAAGTCCCTCTCCCTGACAGACCAGGAGACCTCAGTTAGAGTAAAGTGGGACAACTACCTGGCCATCACCATGAACAGAGAGATGGTTCGATCTCCAGAGCTTAAGGCGCTGATGCGAAGTGGGGTTCCCCATAACCACCGTTCCAAGGTGTGGAGCTGGTGCGTCAACTTCCATGTGAAGAAGATGCGTGACGACGTGTCAAAAGACTATTACCAGAACCTTCTGTCCACGGCGAACGAAAAACCAAACCCGGCCTGTAAGCAGATAGAGCTGGATCTTCTCCGGACGCTTCCTAACAACAAGCACTATGCTTCTCCAGACTCGGATGGCATCCAGAAACTCAGGAACGTGCTGCTGGCTTTCTCCTGGAGGAATCCAGATATCGGCTACTGCCAAGGCCTCAACAG GCTGGCAGCTATTGCTCTTCTGTATTTGGACCAAGAAGATGCTTTCTGGTGTCTCGTGGCTATTGTGGAGGTTTTCATGCCACGTGACTATTACACTAAAACACTGCTAGGCTCGCAG GTAGATCAGCGTGTGTTGAAGGACCTGATGTGCGAGAAGTTACCCAGGCTTCTTGCTCATTTTGAGTATTATAAGGTGGACACCTCTCTCATCACCTTCAACTGGTTCCTGGTTGTGTTTGTGGACAGCGTGGTCAGTGACATCCTCTTCAAGATCTGGGACGCTTTTCTCTATGAGGGACCCAAG ATCATTTTCAGATTTGCTCTCGCACTATTCAAATACAAAGAAGAGGAATTTCTAAAGCTCCAGGATCCCATGACCATTTTCAAGTACCTTCGGTATTTCACACATACAATCTTGGATGCAAG GAAGTTGATGAGCATGGCCTTTGTGGACATGAACCCGTTCCCACTGAGGCAGATCCAGAACCGTCGCACATTCCACCTGGAGAAGGTCCGTCTGGAGCTCACCGAGCTGGAAGCCATCCGTCAGACCTTCCTGCGGGAGAGAGACAACTCCCTGGACAGCCGCACACTCATCAGTGACGACGAGGAGGACAGCTGA